A DNA window from Pirellulales bacterium contains the following coding sequences:
- the serS gene encoding serine--tRNA ligase yields the protein MLDKRYILDHADAVQINCDRRGVKADLARYVRLETQCRELQQEIEEIARQANVVSKSIGQAKDDAERESRKEEGRRLREEKEAKQAEHDRIAAEAGAIYRSLPNLTHPDSPVGGEDASREVRRGPHAPKRFAFPVLDHVELCEQHDLCDFEGGARVAGHGFYFLRNEGALLELALQQYAMELLVKEGFTPVITPDLARGEVVSGVGFIPRGPETQIYSIENFDLNLVATAEITLGGLYAGEVIEAEKLPILLCGISHCFRTEAGAAGRASRGLYRVHQFTKVEMFAFTLPEQSDEIHQRLCDLECRIFDGLGLAYRVIDIATGDLGGPAYRKFDLEAWMPGRGEGGEFGEVTSTSNCTDYQARRLNIRYKTKGEKGTNFVHTLNGTAIAVSRALIAILENCQQADGSILVPEALRKWVGKERIGAAGDDEA from the coding sequence ATGCTCGACAAACGCTACATCCTCGACCATGCCGACGCCGTCCAGATCAACTGCGATCGCCGCGGCGTAAAGGCGGACCTTGCGCGATACGTAAGGCTGGAAACCCAGTGCCGGGAACTGCAGCAGGAGATTGAAGAGATCGCCCGGCAGGCGAACGTCGTCAGCAAGTCGATCGGCCAAGCCAAGGACGACGCCGAGCGCGAGTCGCGCAAAGAGGAAGGCCGTCGGCTGCGCGAGGAAAAGGAGGCCAAGCAGGCCGAGCACGACCGCATCGCGGCCGAAGCGGGAGCGATCTACCGCAGCCTGCCGAACCTGACGCATCCCGACTCGCCGGTGGGGGGCGAGGACGCCAGTCGCGAAGTGCGCCGCGGCCCGCACGCCCCGAAGCGATTCGCGTTCCCGGTGCTCGACCATGTCGAGTTGTGCGAGCAGCACGACCTGTGCGACTTCGAGGGGGGCGCCCGCGTGGCCGGGCACGGATTCTACTTCCTGCGGAACGAAGGGGCCCTGTTGGAGCTGGCCCTGCAGCAATACGCCATGGAACTGCTGGTCAAGGAGGGCTTCACCCCGGTGATCACCCCCGATCTGGCTCGCGGCGAGGTCGTCTCGGGGGTCGGCTTCATCCCGCGCGGTCCCGAGACGCAAATCTACAGCATCGAGAACTTCGACCTGAACCTCGTCGCGACCGCCGAGATCACGCTCGGCGGACTCTATGCGGGGGAGGTGATCGAAGCCGAGAAGCTTCCGATTCTGCTTTGCGGCATCAGCCACTGCTTTCGGACCGAGGCGGGGGCCGCCGGCCGAGCGTCGCGCGGGCTGTACCGGGTCCATCAGTTCACCAAGGTCGAGATGTTCGCGTTCACGCTCCCCGAGCAAAGCGACGAGATCCACCAGCGACTCTGCGACCTGGAGTGCCGGATCTTCGACGGCCTGGGGCTTGCTTATCGGGTCATCGACATCGCGACTGGCGATCTCGGCGGTCCGGCGTACCGCAAGTTCGACCTCGAGGCCTGGATGCCCGGCCGCGGCGAGGGAGGCGAGTTCGGCGAAGTCACTAGCACCAGCAACTGCACCGACTACCAAGCTCGACGGCTCAACATCCGCTATAAGACCAAGGGGGAGAAGGGGACCAACTTCGTCCACACCCTCAACGGCACGGCGATCGCGGTGAGCCGAGCGCTGATCGCAATTCTGGAGAACTGCCAACAGGCCGACGGTTCGATCCTCGTGCCCGAGGCGCTCCGCAAGTGGGTCGGCAAGGAGCGCATCGGCGCTGCGGGGGACGACGAGGCTTAA
- a CDS encoding alpha/beta hydrolase, which translates to MLAREDDASGTMPLAPFTTLRSAMQEVRRPPRTGVVIRIALAALCCGVASCGRCAAATELSSQSPADPRPRDEIVLASTRPLGTRCDAAAMSAGLDCRRYAAELSGGARTWQRTDLATALPAASELPTIVYIHGNRVEAGEAFGHGLKIYRSLAPRLPSDTPVRFVIWSWPAEQIRGVVKDYTVKAARTGAVAWQLAWTLNRLPPDAAIALVGYSYGARVATGTLHLLGGGALEGRTVANLQPDRRRAHAILLAAALDADWLLPTGQHGRALKQLEHLTLVTNRRDPAMRFYHMISDRDVRALGYAGPPSWGRLKSQFQVEIDAFDATSDVGRHHALQAYLASSPQLTRAWKGLATLLPPSPAPAAAVQMVNAPAAGDASQGG; encoded by the coding sequence ATGCTCGCCCGCGAGGATGATGCGTCAGGCACGATGCCCCTCGCCCCGTTCACGACGCTTCGCTCAGCCATGCAGGAAGTTCGGCGTCCCCCTCGCACCGGAGTTGTGATTCGCATTGCGCTCGCGGCGCTGTGCTGCGGCGTCGCGTCGTGCGGCCGTTGCGCCGCTGCGACCGAACTCTCGTCCCAGTCTCCCGCCGACCCCCGGCCGCGGGACGAGATCGTTCTGGCAAGCACGCGCCCCTTGGGAACTCGCTGCGACGCCGCGGCCATGTCTGCGGGGCTCGACTGCCGACGGTACGCGGCCGAATTGTCCGGAGGGGCCCGGACTTGGCAACGCACCGATCTGGCCACGGCCCTGCCGGCCGCGTCCGAGTTGCCGACGATCGTCTACATCCACGGTAACCGGGTCGAAGCTGGCGAGGCCTTCGGGCACGGGCTGAAGATCTATCGTTCGCTGGCGCCCCGTCTGCCGAGCGACACGCCGGTGCGATTCGTGATCTGGTCGTGGCCCGCCGAGCAGATTCGCGGAGTCGTGAAGGACTACACCGTGAAAGCGGCTCGGACAGGCGCGGTCGCGTGGCAGTTGGCGTGGACGCTCAACCGGCTCCCCCCCGACGCGGCGATCGCCCTGGTGGGATACAGCTACGGCGCCCGGGTGGCGACCGGCACGCTCCACCTGCTGGGGGGGGGCGCGCTCGAGGGGCGAACCGTTGCCAATCTGCAGCCCGATCGCCGCCGGGCGCACGCCATCCTGCTGGCCGCGGCTTTGGATGCCGACTGGCTCCTCCCGACGGGCCAACACGGCCGAGCCCTCAAGCAGCTTGAGCACCTGACGCTCGTGACCAACCGGCGGGATCCCGCGATGCGGTTCTATCACATGATCTCCGATCGCGACGTTCGAGCCCTCGGCTACGCCGGGCCGCCGTCGTGGGGACGGTTGAAGAGCCAGTTCCAGGTCGAAATCGATGCCTTCGACGCGACGAGCGACGTCGGCCGGCATCACGCGCTGCAGGCCTATCTCGCCTCCTCGCCGCAGTTGACGCGGGCCTGGAAGGGCCTCGCTACGCTGCTGCCCCCCTCCCCCGCTCCGGCCGCCGCGGTGCAGATGGTGAACGCCCCTGCCGCGGGCGACGCGAGCCAAGGGGGCTAA